In one Sphingomonas sp. S1-29 genomic region, the following are encoded:
- the fdhD gene encoding formate dehydrogenase accessory sulfurtransferase FdhD — protein sequence MPVSASQVPFARISADGESTPIDRAIAEETPIAIECNGIGYAVLMATPADLPDLAYGFALAERLIDRADDVIDVNEHATDAGIVLRVTLAERVAMRIVDRVRHRVSESACGLCGIENLEQALRPLPRVEPADIDDAAIFAALAQLDQHQPLHRQTGAVHAAAACTADGEPWLVREDVGRHNAFDKLIGAMLRAGADWDGGFALLTSRCSYELVEKAVLAGCPLLATISAPTTLAIARAAQAGLALRVLARRDALLAPR from the coding sequence GTGCCCGTGAGCGCATCCCAGGTGCCATTCGCGCGGATATCGGCGGACGGTGAGTCAACGCCAATCGACCGCGCAATCGCCGAGGAAACCCCGATCGCGATCGAGTGCAACGGCATCGGCTATGCGGTGCTGATGGCGACCCCCGCCGATCTGCCGGACCTCGCTTATGGCTTTGCCTTGGCCGAGCGGCTGATCGACCGCGCCGACGACGTAATCGATGTCAACGAGCACGCCACCGACGCCGGCATCGTCCTGCGCGTTACCCTCGCCGAGCGCGTGGCGATGCGGATCGTCGATCGCGTGCGGCATCGCGTATCCGAATCGGCGTGCGGGCTGTGCGGGATCGAAAATCTCGAACAGGCGCTGCGCCCCCTGCCGCGCGTCGAACCCGCCGACATCGACGATGCCGCGATCTTCGCCGCGCTGGCGCAGCTCGACCAGCACCAGCCGCTGCACCGCCAGACCGGCGCGGTCCACGCCGCCGCCGCCTGCACCGCCGATGGAGAGCCCTGGCTGGTGCGCGAGGATGTCGGGCGGCACAACGCCTTTGACAAGCTGATCGGCGCGATGCTGCGCGCCGGCGCCGATTGGGACGGCGGCTTCGCGCTGCTGACCTCGCGCTGCTCCTACGAACTCGTCGAGAAGGCGGTGCTCGCGGGCTGCCCGCTGCTCGCGACGATCTCGGCCCCCACCACGCTCGCGATCGCCCGCGCCGCGCAAGCCGGGCTGGCGCTGCGCGTCCTCGCGCGGCGCGATGCGCTGCTGGCACCGCGATGA
- the mobA gene encoding molybdenum cofactor guanylyltransferase, translated as MRLLGAVLAGGLSRRFGSDKAEALLDGERLIDRVVAALGSQVDAVILCGRAPGLPDRPAGGLGPLAGLNAALHHARTHGFDAVLSVPCDAPYLPSDLRAILGDGPAFIADQPVIGIWPAALADRLDAHLRGDDRSLRCWGRATGASPRTAPPIANINTPADLSALGFADKS; from the coding sequence ATGAGACTGCTCGGCGCGGTGCTCGCGGGCGGACTGTCGCGGCGGTTCGGATCGGACAAGGCCGAGGCGCTGCTCGATGGCGAGCGCCTGATCGACCGGGTGGTCGCCGCGCTTGGCTCGCAGGTCGACGCGGTGATCCTCTGCGGCCGCGCGCCCGGTCTGCCCGATCGCCCCGCCGGCGGGCTCGGCCCGCTCGCCGGGCTGAACGCCGCGCTCCACCACGCCCGCACCCACGGCTTCGATGCGGTGCTGAGCGTCCCCTGCGACGCCCCCTATCTGCCGAGCGACCTGCGTGCGATCCTCGGCGACGGCCCCGCCTTCATCGCCGACCAGCCGGTGATCGGCATCTGGCCGGCAGCGCTCGCCGATCGGCTCGACGCGCATCTGCGCGGCGACGACCGATCGCTACGCTGCTGGGGCCGCGCGACCGGCGCGTCGCCACGCACTGCGCCGCCGATCGCCAACATCAATACCCCGGCAGACCTTTCGGCGCTGGGCTTTGCAGACAAGTCGTAA
- a CDS encoding LacI family DNA-binding transcriptional regulator encodes MMASGKPTINDVARIAGVSKKTVSRVINRSPLLHVDTRARVEHVIAEMGFVPNPQARALALRRNFLIGLIHDNPNAQTVLNVQQGMLEGLRDTEFELIVRPINRHSPQMLGDVRRFLERQRPHGVLLMPPIAENPALAELCRDVGCRYVRMGSAALDTPDRMVASNDSEVVGLAVAHLVDQGHRRIAMIAGPDGFLSAAERRKGFDAALAKAGITLPPGFVAEGGYTFESGIAAADLLLDLEEPPTAIFAGNDEMAAGALHAARRRGMSVPEDLSLIGFDDTGLAAHLWPPLTTVHWPGIMLARLGARKLIADTFDESDPEDDSWLYESQLVHRDSVAPPRAG; translated from the coding sequence ATGATGGCCAGCGGCAAACCAACGATCAACGACGTCGCGCGTATCGCCGGCGTTTCCAAGAAAACCGTCAGCCGGGTCATCAACCGCTCGCCGCTGCTCCATGTCGACACCCGCGCGCGCGTCGAACACGTGATCGCCGAAATGGGGTTCGTCCCCAACCCGCAGGCGCGCGCACTGGCGTTGCGGCGCAATTTCCTGATCGGGCTGATCCACGACAACCCCAATGCGCAGACCGTGCTCAACGTCCAGCAGGGGATGCTCGAGGGGCTGCGCGATACCGAGTTCGAACTGATCGTCCGCCCGATCAACCGCCACAGCCCACAGATGCTGGGTGACGTCCGCCGCTTCCTCGAACGCCAGCGACCGCACGGCGTGCTGCTGATGCCGCCGATCGCCGAGAATCCGGCACTCGCCGAGCTCTGCCGCGACGTTGGCTGCCGCTATGTGCGGATGGGTTCGGCCGCGCTCGATACGCCCGATCGGATGGTCGCATCGAACGACAGCGAAGTCGTCGGGCTCGCGGTCGCGCACCTGGTCGATCAGGGGCATCGGCGGATCGCGATGATCGCGGGGCCCGACGGCTTCCTGTCGGCCGCCGAACGCCGCAAGGGCTTCGATGCCGCGCTCGCCAAGGCGGGGATCACACTGCCACCGGGCTTCGTCGCCGAGGGCGGCTATACCTTCGAATCGGGGATCGCCGCCGCCGATCTGCTGCTCGATCTCGAAGAGCCGCCGACCGCGATCTTCGCGGGCAATGACGAGATGGCGGCGGGCGCGCTCCACGCCGCGCGGCGCCGCGGCATGAGCGTTCCCGAAGACCTGTCGCTGATCGGCTTCGACGACACCGGCCTCGCCGCGCATCTGTGGCCGCCGCTCACCACGGTGCATTGGCCGGGCATCATGCTCGCCCGGCTCGGCGCGCGAAAGCTGATCGCCGATACCTTCGACGAATCGGACCCCGAGGACGATTCGTGGCTGTACGAATCGCAACTGGTGCATCGCGATTCGGTGGCGCCACCCCGCGCCGGCTAA
- a CDS encoding sugar kinase, producing the protein MTTAFFGELLLRLSPPGRELLFQRPSLDVHVGGAEANVAIGLASLGHSVRMLSVVPDHKIGETARGELRRHGVDVRHVEAAPGRLGLYFLTPGAGLRASEVIYDRAHSAFALRGAEDWDWDRLLEGCDALHLSGITPALGPNTAAAALAAARAAKARGMRLSFDGNYRARLWEAWDSDPRGVLTELVAHADILFGNHRDVALLLDKPFSGDGTERRREAALAAFEAFPNLGVIASTARDVIDADHHRLSARVETREAVCQTDEVSIAGIVDRIGAGDAFAAGVLHGLAQGGPDQAARDGLALTCLKHSLPGDASLFTVRDLAAFHDEGLDVRR; encoded by the coding sequence ATGACCACCGCCTTCTTCGGCGAGCTGCTGCTCCGCCTGTCGCCGCCGGGGCGCGAATTGCTGTTCCAACGCCCCAGCCTCGACGTCCATGTCGGCGGGGCCGAGGCGAATGTCGCGATCGGGCTGGCGAGCCTTGGCCATTCGGTGCGGATGCTGAGCGTGGTGCCCGACCACAAGATCGGCGAGACCGCGCGCGGCGAGTTGCGGCGGCACGGAGTCGACGTTCGCCATGTCGAGGCGGCGCCGGGGCGGCTGGGGCTGTATTTCCTCACCCCCGGCGCGGGGCTTCGCGCGTCGGAGGTGATCTATGATCGCGCGCATTCGGCGTTCGCGTTGCGCGGCGCCGAGGATTGGGACTGGGACCGGCTGCTCGAGGGCTGCGACGCACTGCACCTGTCGGGGATCACCCCGGCGCTGGGGCCCAATACCGCCGCCGCCGCGCTAGCCGCCGCGCGCGCGGCCAAGGCGCGCGGGATGCGGTTGTCGTTCGACGGCAATTATCGCGCGCGGCTGTGGGAAGCGTGGGACAGCGATCCGCGCGGCGTGCTGACCGAACTGGTGGCGCACGCCGACATCCTGTTCGGCAACCATCGCGATGTCGCGCTGCTGCTGGACAAGCCCTTTTCGGGCGACGGTACCGAGCGGCGGCGCGAGGCGGCGCTGGCGGCGTTCGAGGCTTTTCCGAACCTAGGCGTGATCGCCTCGACCGCGCGCGACGTGATCGATGCCGATCACCACCGGCTGTCGGCGCGGGTCGAGACGCGCGAGGCGGTGTGCCAGACCGACGAGGTCTCGATCGCGGGGATCGTCGACCGGATCGGCGCGGGCGATGCTTTCGCCGCAGGCGTGCTGCACGGGCTGGCGCAGGGCGGGCCCGACCAGGCGGCGCGCGACGGGCTGGCGCTGACGTGCCTCAAGCACTCGCTACCGGGGGATGCTAGCCTGTTCACCGTGCGTGACCTGGCGGCGTTTCACGACGAGGGGCTCGACGTCAGGCGCTAG
- the uxaC gene encoding glucuronate isomerase yields the protein MTRPLRLDPDRLFPADPHTRDIARALYAEVASLPIVSPHGHTDPRWFATNANWTNATELLLAPDHYLYRMLYSQGIALADLGVPDRDGAPATDPRAAWRLFAANQHLFRGTPSRLWLDHVFAEVFGFEQALDAGTADFYFDAIGEALASDAFRPRALFERFDIAFLGTTEGADDPLAHHAAIRASGWQGRVATTYRPDAVIDVEHEGFATSMARFAELTGEDVYSWRGYLAAHAKRRADFRAAGATATDHGHATARTANLSSTESEALFARVTGSDWTAADAELFRAQMLTEMAKLSCDDGMVMQIHPGSFRNHNHGLFASHGRDKGADIPMRTDYVAALKPMLDVVGTRTDLTIILFTLDETTYSRELAPLAGHYPCLKLGPAWWFHDSPEGMRRFREQTTETAGFYNTVGFNDDTRAFLSIPARHDVARRVDCGFLARLVAEGRLYEDEAHDVARALTVGLVRQAYKLDADGAAPIAAAA from the coding sequence ATGACCCGCCCGCTGAGGCTCGATCCCGATCGGCTGTTTCCCGCCGATCCGCACACCCGCGACATCGCGCGCGCGCTCTATGCCGAGGTCGCATCGCTGCCGATCGTCAGCCCGCATGGCCATACCGATCCGCGCTGGTTCGCGACCAATGCGAACTGGACCAACGCGACCGAATTGCTGCTGGCGCCCGATCATTATCTGTACCGCATGCTGTATTCGCAGGGGATCGCGCTCGCCGACCTCGGCGTGCCCGATCGCGACGGCGCGCCCGCGACCGATCCGCGCGCGGCGTGGCGCTTGTTCGCCGCCAACCAGCATCTGTTCCGCGGGACGCCGTCGCGGCTGTGGCTCGATCATGTATTCGCCGAAGTGTTCGGGTTCGAACAGGCGCTCGATGCCGGCACCGCCGACTTCTATTTCGACGCGATCGGCGAAGCATTGGCGAGCGATGCGTTCCGCCCGCGCGCGCTGTTCGAGCGCTTCGACATCGCGTTCCTAGGCACCACCGAGGGCGCCGACGATCCGCTGGCGCACCACGCCGCGATCCGCGCCTCGGGCTGGCAGGGGCGCGTCGCGACCACCTATCGTCCCGACGCCGTGATCGATGTCGAGCATGAGGGCTTTGCGACATCGATGGCGCGCTTTGCCGAACTGACCGGCGAGGACGTGTATTCGTGGCGCGGCTATCTTGCCGCGCACGCCAAGCGCCGCGCCGATTTCCGCGCGGCGGGGGCGACCGCGACTGATCATGGCCACGCCACCGCGCGCACCGCGAACCTGTCGTCTACCGAAAGCGAGGCGCTGTTCGCGCGCGTCACCGGCAGCGACTGGACCGCCGCCGATGCCGAGCTCTTCCGCGCGCAGATGCTGACCGAAATGGCCAAGCTGTCGTGCGACGACGGGATGGTGATGCAGATCCATCCCGGCAGCTTCCGCAACCACAACCACGGGCTGTTCGCGAGCCATGGCCGCGACAAGGGTGCCGACATCCCGATGCGCACCGACTATGTCGCCGCGTTGAAACCGATGCTCGACGTCGTCGGCACGCGCACCGATCTGACCATCATCCTCTTCACGCTCGACGAGACGACCTATTCGCGCGAGCTCGCGCCGCTGGCGGGGCATTATCCGTGCCTGAAGCTGGGGCCGGCATGGTGGTTCCACGACAGCCCCGAGGGGATGCGCCGGTTCCGCGAGCAGACGACCGAAACCGCGGGCTTCTACAACACCGTCGGCTTCAACGACGATACCCGCGCTTTCCTGTCGATCCCTGCGCGGCACGATGTCGCGCGACGAGTCGATTGCGGCTTCCTGGCGCGGCTGGTCGCCGAGGGGCGGCTGTACGAGGACGAAGCACACGATGTCGCCCGCGCGCTGACGGTCGGGCTGGTACGGCAGGCCTACAAGCTCGACGCGGACGGCGCCGCGCCGATCGCCGCGGCGGCATGA
- a CDS encoding mannitol dehydrogenase family protein — protein sequence MTRLSRATLDHLPTNVGRPGNTGADVQIGIVHFGPGAFHRAHQAAYFDSLLATDPRWGIAAVSLRTPELVEALAAQDGLYSLTILDSAVETRVIGAHRAWVGPGEGARVHALLADPAVRLVTSTVTEKGYCLRSDGTLDTAHRDIVHDAANPDDPHSLIGWIVAGLAARRAAGTEPFAVLCCDNMTGNGRKLRAAVIALAEMRDPALAAWIGETVVFPDSMVDSITPATDDAHLARAAGALGVADLAAVQREAFTQWVLEDVALPGDPDLASVGVIRTGDVAAYERAKLRILNGAHSTLAYVGLARGHASVGEAMADAPLAAFVEAMVREDIVPSLGAIAGFDVQAYAGAVLDRFRNPEIRHLLSQIAGDGSQKLPYRILDTVTEARAAGRPIARLAVPIAAWIAFLRDRAERGEAIADPLADQLAAAVMAQPEGDAIVGEMLAIDAIFPVSLANDADFRAAVAKAYRDVTAGGLG from the coding sequence GTGACCCGTTTATCGCGAGCGACGCTCGACCATCTGCCCACGAATGTCGGGCGGCCGGGCAATACCGGTGCGGACGTGCAGATCGGTATCGTCCATTTCGGCCCCGGTGCGTTCCACCGGGCGCACCAGGCGGCGTATTTCGATTCGCTGCTCGCCACCGACCCGCGCTGGGGGATCGCCGCGGTTTCGTTGCGTACCCCCGAGTTGGTCGAGGCGCTGGCAGCGCAGGACGGGCTCTATAGCCTGACGATCCTCGATTCCGCGGTCGAGACGCGGGTGATCGGCGCGCATCGCGCCTGGGTCGGGCCCGGCGAGGGCGCGCGGGTGCATGCGCTGCTCGCCGATCCGGCGGTGCGGCTGGTGACCAGCACGGTCACCGAGAAGGGCTATTGCCTGCGCAGCGACGGGACGCTCGATACCGCGCATCGCGATATCGTCCATGACGCTGCCAATCCCGACGACCCCCATAGCCTGATCGGCTGGATCGTCGCCGGGCTCGCCGCGCGGCGCGCCGCGGGCACCGAGCCGTTCGCAGTGCTGTGCTGCGACAACATGACGGGCAACGGGCGCAAGCTTCGTGCAGCGGTAATCGCGCTGGCCGAGATGCGCGATCCGGCGCTTGCTGCCTGGATCGGCGAGACGGTGGTGTTTCCCGATTCGATGGTCGATTCGATCACCCCCGCCACCGACGACGCACACCTCGCGCGCGCCGCCGGGGCGCTGGGGGTGGCCGACCTGGCCGCGGTACAGCGCGAGGCGTTCACGCAGTGGGTGCTCGAGGACGTCGCGCTGCCCGGCGATCCCGATCTGGCGAGCGTCGGGGTGATCCGCACCGGCGACGTCGCGGCCTATGAGCGCGCCAAGCTGCGTATCCTGAACGGCGCGCATTCGACGCTTGCCTATGTCGGGCTGGCGCGCGGCCATGCGAGTGTCGGCGAGGCGATGGCCGATGCACCGCTGGCGGCGTTCGTCGAGGCGATGGTCCGCGAGGACATCGTGCCTTCGCTTGGCGCGATCGCCGGCTTCGATGTCCAGGCCTATGCCGGTGCGGTGCTCGATCGCTTCCGCAACCCCGAAATCCGCCATCTGCTCTCGCAGATCGCCGGCGACGGGTCGCAGAAGCTGCCCTATCGCATCCTCGATACCGTTACCGAGGCGCGCGCGGCGGGACGCCCGATCGCGCGGCTGGCGGTGCCGATCGCGGCATGGATCGCCTTCCTGCGCGACCGCGCTGAACGCGGCGAGGCGATCGCCGATCCGCTCGCCGACCAGCTGGCGGCAGCGGTGATGGCGCAACCAGAGGGCGACGCGATCGTTGGGGAGATGCTGGCGATCGACGCGATATTCCCGGTATCGCTGGCGAACGACGCCGATTTCCGCGCCGCGGTGGCAAAGGCTTATCGCGACGTGACGGCGGGGGGCCTAGGTTGA
- the dacB gene encoding D-alanyl-D-alanine carboxypeptidase/D-alanyl-D-alanine-endopeptidase, producing MGAGTSKAMMLALLALAGCAAPGRVPLDRAASLDERVRAVLYDPSVAGTRWGLLVVDEAGREVVAIAPDDRFLPASNTKLVTIAALHAEPGLMATPIEGTAVAIEPAVGASDVVLVGSGDPLLRDTADCIANCLATLADAVAARTKAVRGVIGDDRAYPDERWGQGWSWDDLQGRYGTAVSALTLNDNVTSVTVTAGAVPLVVSEDGWFAIDNRVAAGTTTALDVERLPGSRTVRVFGTIAADAPVQTIRLGVDDPAEWAAYRFARLLRARGVTVAEAAKGRHRAPGDPRPAVTGVVARLDPPPYAEAVRETMKVSQNLYAEMLLRRVAARRGDRGTADGFAAIDAMFAQAGVARAEWDLFDGSGMSVYNRLSPRAVVGLLRWSQAQPWGADYRDTMPVGGVDGTLTNRFKDTPLAGRVFAKTGSLKGTAALSGFLTTASGRTLTFSSFANDRPSGGGATTLAAERALNLIAAEY from the coding sequence ATGGGGGCAGGAACGAGCAAGGCGATGATGCTGGCGCTGCTGGCGCTGGCGGGGTGCGCGGCGCCTGGCCGCGTGCCGCTCGACCGCGCGGCTTCGCTCGACGAGCGCGTGCGCGCGGTGCTGTACGATCCTTCGGTCGCGGGGACGCGGTGGGGGTTGCTGGTAGTCGATGAGGCGGGGCGCGAGGTGGTGGCGATCGCGCCCGACGATCGCTTCCTGCCCGCGTCGAACACCAAGCTCGTCACGATCGCTGCGCTGCATGCCGAGCCGGGGCTGATGGCGACGCCGATCGAGGGGACTGCGGTCGCGATCGAGCCGGCGGTCGGCGCTAGCGATGTCGTGCTGGTCGGCAGCGGCGACCCGTTGCTGCGCGATACCGCCGATTGCATCGCCAATTGCCTCGCCACGCTCGCCGATGCGGTGGCGGCCCGGACCAAGGCGGTGCGCGGGGTGATCGGCGACGATCGCGCCTATCCCGACGAACGCTGGGGGCAGGGCTGGAGCTGGGACGATCTGCAGGGGCGCTATGGCACCGCAGTGTCGGCGCTGACGCTCAACGACAATGTCACCAGCGTTACCGTCACCGCGGGGGCGGTGCCGTTGGTCGTGAGCGAGGATGGCTGGTTCGCGATCGACAATCGGGTGGCGGCGGGGACGACCACAGCGCTTGATGTCGAGCGGCTGCCGGGCAGCCGGACGGTGCGGGTGTTCGGGACGATCGCCGCCGATGCACCGGTGCAGACGATCCGGCTGGGGGTCGATGATCCCGCCGAATGGGCGGCGTATCGCTTCGCGCGGTTGCTGCGCGCGCGCGGCGTGACGGTGGCCGAGGCGGCGAAGGGGCGGCATCGCGCGCCGGGGGACCCCCGGCCGGCGGTGACGGGAGTCGTCGCACGGCTCGATCCGCCGCCTTATGCCGAGGCGGTACGCGAGACGATGAAGGTCAGCCAGAATCTGTACGCCGAAATGCTGCTGCGGCGAGTGGCGGCGCGGCGGGGCGATCGCGGAACCGCCGATGGCTTTGCCGCGATCGACGCGATGTTCGCGCAGGCCGGCGTCGCGCGCGCGGAGTGGGACCTGTTCGACGGTTCCGGGATGTCGGTCTATAACCGGCTGTCGCCGCGCGCGGTGGTCGGGCTGTTGCGCTGGTCGCAGGCGCAGCCCTGGGGCGCCGACTATCGCGATACGATGCCGGTCGGCGGGGTCGACGGCACGCTCACCAATCGGTTCAAGGACACGCCGCTTGCCGGGCGGGTGTTCGCCAAGACCGGATCGCTCAAGGGGACCGCGGCGCTATCGGGGTTCCTGACTACCGCGAGCGGGCGGACGCTGACCTTTTCGTCGTTCGCCAATGACCGCCCCTCGGGCGGCGGCGCGACGACCCTGGCGGCCGAACGCGCGCTCAACCTGATCGCTGCCGAGTATTGA
- a CDS encoding dicarboxylate/amino acid:cation symporter gives MMRAWFAIPLWQRVLGGLVLGVLLGLFWPDAAPSVAFLGDVFVRLIRMLVAPIVLVTIASGIASMADPKRLGPLGGKTVGLFAATTLIAVALGMAVAVVVQPGVGAALGSAQAQALGEPRTLYDTLVGIVPLNIVDALAKGDMLALIFTAILIGAGTVVAGEAGAPFARFLASASSVLLTIVRLVMEVTPFGVFALIAGAVAANGVAVFANVGWLALCVVIGSVLQIVIVHAAMLKLLARVPIGRFYRGIVDALAIAFSTASSSAVLPVAIRCAQDNLGVAKPVASTVLPLGASIGKDGTAMYVGLLSVFSLQALSHPMATADWFVVLVTGALAAFGTAPVPSASLFMLAAVLAAVGVSPEQTALIVGFVLPFDRLLDMTRTVPSASANLTVATTVARWEGALDDRLAGVRAEGREAG, from the coding sequence ATGATGCGCGCCTGGTTCGCGATACCGCTGTGGCAGCGGGTGCTGGGCGGGTTGGTGCTCGGCGTGCTGCTGGGGCTGTTCTGGCCTGACGCCGCGCCTTCGGTCGCGTTTCTGGGGGATGTTTTCGTCCGGCTGATCCGCATGCTCGTCGCGCCGATCGTGCTGGTGACGATCGCCTCGGGTATCGCCTCGATGGCCGATCCCAAGCGCCTCGGGCCGCTTGGCGGCAAGACCGTCGGGCTGTTCGCCGCGACCACCTTGATCGCGGTCGCGCTTGGCATGGCGGTGGCGGTGGTGGTGCAGCCGGGGGTGGGGGCGGCGCTGGGGAGCGCGCAGGCGCAGGCTTTGGGCGAGCCAAGGACGCTGTATGATACGCTCGTCGGCATCGTGCCGCTGAACATCGTCGATGCGCTGGCCAAGGGCGACATGCTCGCGCTGATCTTCACCGCGATCCTCATCGGCGCTGGCACCGTGGTGGCGGGCGAGGCGGGGGCGCCGTTCGCGCGATTCCTGGCGTCGGCATCGAGCGTGCTGCTGACGATCGTTCGGCTGGTGATGGAGGTCACCCCGTTCGGCGTGTTCGCGCTGATCGCGGGCGCGGTCGCGGCCAATGGCGTTGCGGTGTTCGCCAATGTCGGCTGGCTGGCCTTGTGCGTCGTCATCGGATCGGTGTTGCAGATCGTGATCGTCCATGCCGCGATGCTCAAGCTGCTGGCGCGGGTGCCCATCGGGCGATTCTATCGCGGCATCGTCGATGCGCTGGCGATCGCGTTTTCGACCGCGTCGAGCTCGGCGGTGCTGCCGGTGGCGATCCGATGTGCGCAGGACAATCTGGGGGTGGCCAAGCCCGTTGCCTCGACCGTGCTGCCGCTGGGCGCGAGCATCGGCAAGGACGGCACCGCGATGTATGTCGGGTTGCTGAGCGTCTTCAGCCTGCAGGCCCTGAGCCATCCGATGGCGACCGCCGACTGGTTCGTGGTGCTGGTGACCGGCGCGCTGGCGGCGTTCGGCACCGCGCCGGTGCCGTCGGCATCGCTGTTCATGCTGGCGGCGGTGCTCGCGGCGGTGGGGGTGTCGCCCGAACAGACCGCGCTGATCGTCGGATTCGTGCTGCCGTTCGACCGGCTGCTCGACATGACGCGCACGGTGCCGAGCGCTTCGGCGAACCTGACGGTGGCGACGACGGTCGCGCGCTGGGAGGGGGCGCTTGACGATCGGTTGGCGGGGGTGCGCGCTGAGGGGCGCGAAGCAGGATAG
- the dgcA gene encoding N-acetyl-D-Glu racemase DgcA — protein MLRTVAARHDRFGLKSPFRIARGVKTDADVVTVEIAVAGLTGRGEGVPYPRYGETIEAALADIAAVTPALAQGAGREELLVLMPAGAARNAVDGALWDLDAQLARTTVGMLLGQPPLVPVETAVTIGIDTPEAMHRAAIALGSVPLVKVKVDDQLVAERIAAVRSALPDARMIVDPNESWSMDLVEAIQPVLADAQVGLLEQPLPADADAALAGFVPLVPICADESAHGIADLDRLQGRYAYVNIKLDKTGGLTAALAFADAAQAAGFELMLGCMVCSSLGIAPALALASRAGFVDCDGPWWLAQDRGGGVRIEGGMLHPPAPGFWGGV, from the coding sequence TTGCTTCGCACCGTCGCCGCTCGCCACGACCGTTTCGGGCTGAAATCGCCCTTCCGCATCGCGCGCGGGGTGAAGACCGACGCCGATGTGGTCACCGTCGAGATCGCGGTCGCCGGCCTGACCGGGCGCGGCGAGGGGGTGCCCTATCCGCGCTATGGCGAGACGATCGAGGCGGCGCTGGCGGATATCGCCGCGGTCACCCCGGCGCTGGCGCAGGGCGCGGGACGCGAGGAGCTGCTGGTGCTGATGCCCGCGGGGGCGGCGCGCAACGCGGTCGATGGCGCGTTGTGGGACCTCGATGCGCAGCTCGCGCGAACGACGGTGGGAATGCTGCTGGGCCAACCGCCGCTGGTGCCGGTCGAGACCGCGGTGACAATCGGCATCGACACCCCCGAGGCGATGCACCGCGCGGCGATTGCGTTGGGTTCGGTGCCGCTGGTCAAGGTGAAGGTCGACGACCAGCTGGTGGCCGAGCGGATCGCTGCGGTACGTTCGGCATTGCCCGATGCGCGGATGATCGTCGATCCCAACGAAAGCTGGTCGATGGACCTGGTCGAGGCGATCCAGCCGGTGCTCGCCGATGCGCAAGTGGGGCTGCTCGAACAGCCGCTGCCCGCCGATGCCGATGCGGCGCTCGCCGGCTTCGTGCCGCTGGTGCCGATCTGCGCCGACGAAAGCGCGCACGGCATCGCCGATCTCGATCGGCTGCAGGGGCGCTACGCCTATGTGAACATCAAGCTCGACAAGACCGGCGGGCTGACCGCCGCGCTCGCCTTTGCCGATGCCGCGCAAGCTGCGGGGTTCGAGCTGATGCTCGGCTGCATGGTGTGTTCGTCGTTGGGGATCGCGCCGGCACTGGCGCTTGCCAGCCGGGCGGGGTTCGTCGATTGCGATGGACCATGGTGGTTGGCGCAGGATCGGGGCGGGGGGGTACGGATCGAAGGCGGGATGCTGCACCCGCCGGCGCCGGGCTTCTGGGGCGGGGTTTGA